AGGTTTGCAGCTCCTAcgcatttttacattaaaaaaaaaaaaaaaagtcatgtgcgTGTTGAAATGAGAGTCTGCTTTCCCACCGGCAGCCCGGCCCCAGTGGCCCCATGGGTACAGCTCACAGCTCGGTCGTTGAAAGGGTCAGCCAACCCTTTCAGTCTCCTGGGGCACCAGCCACCCCCCACTCCCCGTGGTCTGGCCATGGGCCCAGTGCCACAAGCCCCAAGCAAGGGGACCTCAATGTCACCCCCAAAACAAAGATGTAGGTCCAGTGTTCAGGGCAGGAGGCTGAAGGGGCTGCaccccaggaaaaagaaaagacacttcTGTGTTTGGCTAAAGCCCGCGTTTTAACCAAAGGGAATATAAATTACTCTGTGCCCAAACTAGcactattgtttttaaaaagagaataagaaagaaataaaaaagccaTGCCACGTCCCAAGGTGGCCCTTGCTGGGGCTGTCCAGGCTGCTGGGACATGGATCGGGGTAGAGAGTCTCCATGAGCCATTTACATTTGGGAAGAAACAGTCACGGACGGAGGGAACTCTGGAATCCCTCCACCACAGACTTAGAATGGCAGGTAGCCCCAGCCATGGGATCACGGAATAGAGACACCTGATCGGGGTTCTCTGCAGAAATCAGGACCTCCCGGCTTCCTGGCTGTCACAGCTGTATCCCCAGatgcaaagagaaatagagaaaaaaatcttcactGAGGCCTTCAAATCAACCAGTGCTTTTGccgagaaaaagggagaggaggtGTGTAAGTTGGCATATTTGATCCAAAACAGATCCCCAGCTGATGGGCTCGTCCTTCCCGGTCAGGCCCCGGAGGGCGGACGTCTCTCTCAGGGTCCCTGGCAGAATGAGGTCTTGGGAGGCCTGAGCAGCAATCAGTGTTTGTGGCAACGGTTGAGTTTGCCTTCTGACTGCTCTAGGACGTCCAGCATCTCCTCGATGATGGCCTGAAGTGCCCGGCCCAGCTGGTCTGCATTGTAGGGCTTGCCCAGAGGGGGCACGTGAACAAAGGCTGAGCGGCCGTGACTCTGGTACAGAGAGGTATAGTAGGCGAAGTCGCAGAGGTACCTAAGCCACAGGGCgtgggggatgggaaggagacCAAATGGGGTCAGAGAGTGAATGTTCCATTGAAATCCATCATAAGGCACCCCCCCGCCCCAACCTCACCAGTCATCCACAAGACGGAATACTGCTTCTCCCTCCCCAGgccagcaaataaataaataaataactccaaGTGCTGGGGTATACGTGGGGAAGGAAGCAGTGTGAGATGCTGCTGGCTGGGATACAAATTGCCCCAGGGGAGGGCAATCTGGCAGGCTAGAAAAATTACAAATGtgcaatattcaatattttgtgataagccttaatggaaaagaatatgaaacagaatatatatatatctctttcaatcactttgctgtacagcagaaattaacacaacattgtgaatgaactatacttcagtaaaattttttaaaaataatttttgggcctccctggtggcgcagtggttgagagtccgcctgccgatgcaggggacgcgggttcgtgccccggtccaggaagatcccatatgccgcggagcggctgggcccgtgagccatggccgctgagcctgcgcgtccggagcctgtgctccgcaacgggagaggccacaacggtgagaggcccgcgtaacgcaaaaaaaataaataataataattttttaaaaattacaaatgcataGACTTTATGACCTGATGTTTTGAGTGTTTAGACTACGTCAGGAGCCATCTGCACACGAGCACGAGAAAGACGGACAAGGTATCCGCTGCAGCATGGtgtgtaaaaacagaaaaacaggaagcaaCCGGCTAGGATCTGAATGTCCCCCAaatcccctcccaccctgtgagGACACGGCCAGAGGTCGGCAGTCTGCAACCTATAGGAAGGCCTTTATCAGAACACCACCACGAGGGTGGCTGGATCCTGAACTTCCTTGCCTCCAGAGCCGTGAGCagtaactttctgttgtttatacACTGCCcagtctggggtttttttttttggttatagcAGACTAAAAcaccacctaagtgtccactgacagaggagtGGCTTAATAAACTCTGGTTCATCTGCATGGTGGAGTCACATGCCCACAAGTGCAACCAAGGAAGGGAACTCTCATGAAAAGGCACACCACGTAACCCCATCCACGTGAAAGCAAAGGGAAACAGGACAAAATTCGAAAGTAGTACACCAGATGCCCTACACATGTATGGAAACATATGTGTGGGTGAGTAGGAAGGGTCATAATTTAAGTCTCTCATTTAACCGAGGGATccctggggcggggaggggcggggcggggaggagaAAGGGCAAGAGAATCTTTCACAACAGGAAAGTATGAGAGTATACTCTAGAATTATCTGagtaacttaaaaattaattttaggggagttccctagtggcctagtggttagggttCCGGGCTTTCGCCgacagggcccgggttcaatccctggtcagggagctgagatcctgcaagctgtgtggcgcagccaaaaaccaaaaaaaatattagttgaaaaaaaagacagcctgcgtgccacaaatactgaagcccgtgcgcctgcagcccgtgctccgcaacaagagaagccaccacaatgagaagcctgtgcaccgcagcgaagagtagccctcgatcgctgcaactggagaaagcccgtgtgcagaaacaaagacacaatgcagccaaaaataaataaattaaaaaaaaatgactggtgggagggggaaggggcaatataggaggaggggattaagaggtacaaactattcggtataaaataagctacaaggatatattgtacaatacagggaatatagccaatattttataataactataaatggagtataactttttaaaaataaatttatttatttctttttggctgcttgggtcttcgttgctgtgtgcaggctttctctagctgcggcaagtgggggctactcttcctcaagcgggcttctcattgtggtggcttctcttgttgcagagcatgggctctaggcatgcgggcttcagtagttgtggcacatgggctcagtagttgtggctcacaggctctagagcacaggctaggtagttgtggtacgcgggcttagttgctccacggcatgtgggatcttcccggaccagggctcgaacttgtgtcccctgcattggcaggtggattcttaaccactgcgccaccagggaagcccaggagtgtaacttttaaaaactgtgaatcagtGTATTGTACATCTGTAACGTATactattgtacatcaactatactttaattaaaaaaaaattaagggacttccctggtggtccagtggtaatgAGTCTGCCTTACAAtgagggggacacaggttcaatccctggtcagggaactgggatcccacatgccatggggcaactgggcctgcacgccacaaccactgagctcaGAAGCCTCAACTAaagagcccaagtgccacaaactacagagcccacgtgccctggagccacgactagaaaagagaaaagacctgcacgccacagctagagagaagtccaTGCAACACAATGAGAAGAGCCCGCGTGtggcaacgaaagatcccacatgccacagggaagatctcgcatgctgcaattaagacctgacgcagccaaaaataaattaaataaagaaataataaataaatctttaaataataattaaaaaaaaaagactgatggtAAATTTAGCCACTTCATTCTGTCAACTGAATTTGCCACCTGCCGCCTTTGGACTGGAGAGGTGTACAAAGTGTTGAGAAATCAAGGTATCTGGTGTTGAGAGGGCACAGAACAGAGAGGTctgggaggctggggagtccTTCCCAAGGGGGCAACATTTTGGAGTTAAGACCTGAAAGAGGTATTATCAGAGGGAGGTGAGCTCTGGGCAGAGGTcttagcatgtgcaaaggccctgatgcTAGAGTGAgcttggtgtgtttgaggaacaggAGGAGGCTGGTTTGTGGGTGTGGAAGGCAGTGGTGAGGCGAGAGTGAAGGCAGAGGAgggtggagaggtgggcaggggccagaccaCACAGAACCTGTGCATGGTGGAGAGTTGGGATATCATTCGAGGTGCAGTGGAAGCTGTAGGAAGAATTAAGCAAGTTAGGGACATCATCGGACTTAAATTAATAGACCCTCTAATAGGCTGAATAGTTAGTTTCTGTCCCAAATCTGTGTTCATCTagaacctcaaaatgtgacctgatttggagatagggtttttgcagatgtaattagttaagatgagatcacaGTGGTTTAGGGTATGTCCTAAATCCAATGattggtgtccttgtaagaaggccacatggggacttccctggctgtaccgtggttaagacttcgtcttCCAATGccgggggtgtgggttcgatcccaggtcgagtaactaagatcccatgtacctcgcagccaaaaaactgaaacataaaacagaagcagggacttccctggtggcgcagtggttaagaatccgcctgccaatgcagggaaaaacgggtttgatccctggcccaggaagatcccacatgccgcagagcaactaagcccatgcaccacaactactaagcctgcgctctagagcctgcgagccacagctactgagctcacatgccacaactactgatgcccgcgctcctagagcccaagctccgcagcaagagaagccactgcaatgagaagcccgcgcaccgcaacgaagagtagccctcactcgctgcaactagagaaagcctgtgcgcagcaacgaagacccaacgcagccaaaaataaataaataaatttatatattaaaaaaaactagaagcagtattgtaacaaattcaataaagactttaaaaatggtccacatcaaaaaaatctttaaaaaaataaaataaaagaaggccatgtgaagacacacacagggaggaaGGCCGTGTGGAGGTGAAGGTGGAGATTGGGGTAAAGCATCTCAAGGCGCGGAACACTCAGCGTTGTCAGCAGCCCCCATAAGccagagaggcatggaacagattccccccagcacctccagaaggagccaaccctgctgacaccttgattttggagtTTTAGTCTCCAGACCTGGgagagaataaatgtttgttgtccTAAGCCACCaacatggtaatttgttatatatagcagccacaggaaactaatatagaaaCTGACTGCTTAGGAGAGAAGGACTGTCAGGGTTGGGGTAGAGGTGGCCGAAGGAACAGCAGGGAGACGGCCAGAGCAACGTGCAGGTGGAAGATGCCGGGGTCCACAATCCACACACAATGAGTTCCAGAAGCAGAATCCGTGgaacctgttttatatatatatatatatacacacacatacacatatatacttaaCTCTGTGCCTTATGGATGGTGAGGTTTATATACTGTGAAATTCTATGTAAAAATATCATGtataatactgttaaaatatccCATGCgtaaaaaaaattatcccatGCTTTAATCAGGTGGTAAATCAATTATGTTTTCAGAAGTGAaaaagagggtttccctggtggcgcagtggttgagagtctgcctgccgatgcagaggacacaggttcgtgccccaatctgggaagatcccacatgccgcggaacggctaggcccgtgagccatggccactgagcctgcgcatccggagcctgtgctccgcaacgggagaggccacaacagtgagaggcccgcttaccgaaaaaaaaaaaaaaaaaaagtgaaaaagaaaaagtgagcacTTGGCCCAAAGAGGCTAAAGTCAAACACACTTGGCTTGTTCAACACCCAGCCTGGGCTGATGTAGGAGGGAAACCCCTACTCACACCTACACCATAGGGCCCCATGGTGCCTTACCTGCCGGCATCTTGTGAGATGGTCACTGACACATCCAGGCCCAGTGTAGTAACCCTCTTACATACAGCGTCCATGTCAATGATGGAGTCAATGCTTTCAGGCCCATCCTCCACACAGCACTGGGAGCCAGGGCAGAATCGGCAGTTGTCCAGCCCCTTGTAGCCCTTGTTGTGCCCGCACTTCTCCAGCGTGACTGTGGTCGCCATGCCTGACACCCCCACATGCACCACCAGCTGCAGACAGATGGGCAAGGCTTAATAGGGTCTGGTCATGGGACTGGGAGTCCCCCCAGGCCAAGGAGAGGGCAGCATCCTCACAGAGCTCTGCTGGGGGTTACGTGCTTTCTGACATCTTGCTGCTGGAATAGACCCTACAGTCACTCTTACAGAAAGGTGTGCCAAGTGAAACATGCAAGAATGTGAAATATgcaaagatgttcattgcagctttgttATTACAATcaaatattggaaacaacctaattagCCATCCATGGTGGGGGGGGGTGTTGGATAAGTAAAGTATGAGCTACTTTGTAGCTGTTGACATGCCCAAGGCAATTCTGTGTGAAATAATCTTCAAGACATATTGCCAAACACAAAAGGCAAGGTATAATTTCCAGGAATCTAACCTAAAAACAATCAAAGAGATAATAATTTGCCCATGGTCACTTCGGTGTTATTTataaaagtgaggaaaaaaaccccaaaacatagAAATGACCAGCATGCCCAATAATAGGAGAATGGTTGTATTAATTACTAAATATTACCCAGCTGTTAAAATAATGTTAAGGGAGAATTTTTCATGACCTGCGTGATTAAATGCTCATGATAACATATTTATAAGAGGCAGGATACCAAATTGAATACAGCTTAActtcaaatattaattatttgtgtgtatgtttatatacag
This genomic interval from Phocoena sinus isolate mPhoSin1 chromosome 3, mPhoSin1.pri, whole genome shotgun sequence contains the following:
- the PGPEP1 gene encoding pyroglutamyl-peptidase 1 isoform X2, with the translated sequence MEHPRKAVVVTGFGPFGEHAVNASWIAVQELEKLGLGDSVDLHVYEIPVEYKTVQRLIPALWEKHSPQVPLRLRLLYLSVPESRPLSLCSRAPSGQALQCRPAGPGTSGHHRGDAGRPRAVRRQTQPLPQTLIAAQASQDLILPGTLRETSALRGLTGKDEPISWGSVLDQICQLTHLLSLFLGKSTG
- the PGPEP1 gene encoding pyroglutamyl-peptidase 1 isoform X1 — protein: MEHPRKAVVVTGFGPFGEHAVNASWIAVQELEKLGLGDSVDLHVYEIPVEYKTVQRLIPALWEKHSPQLVVHVGVSGMATTVTLEKCGHNKGYKGLDNCRFCPGSQCCVEDGPESIDSIIDMDAVCKRVTTLGLDVSVTISQDAGRYLCDFAYYTSLYQSHGRSAFVHVPPLGKPYNADQLGRALQAIIEEMLDVLEQSEGKLNRCHKH